The proteins below come from a single Microbacterium sp. SLBN-154 genomic window:
- a CDS encoding M20/M25/M40 family metallo-hydrolase, which yields MPTPGSDLPEVARIAQDLIRFDTTNFGGGRSRGEREAAEYVGAFLQSLGLQPEYYEPIDRRTNVMARVPGRNPDRPALVLHGHLDVVPAVAEDWSVDPFGGEVRDGMLWGRGAVDMKDMDAMILASVAEMLRAGEKPDRDLVLVFFADEENGGIEGSQLVVRDRPEWFAGATEAISEVGGYSISVADRRAYLLQVGEKALVWIRLIARGRAAHGSSFHPDNAVTRLAEAVAALGRTAWPVTLTDTTSQLVAALGELSGRAGDDPDELAAEAGPAAGFLRATLRTTTNPTGLTAGYKHNVIPDRAEALIDVRVLPGTEDAALADIRRIIGDDVEVEVVHRDIGLEVPFSGDLVDAMVRALGAHDPGTPVIPYLMGGGTDNKALAELGIAGYGFAPLRLPADLDFTGMFHGVDERVPIAALEFGQRVLTDLLRTC from the coding sequence ATGCCGACGCCCGGATCCGATCTCCCCGAAGTCGCCCGCATCGCCCAGGATCTCATCCGATTCGACACCACCAACTTCGGCGGCGGCCGATCCCGCGGCGAGCGCGAGGCCGCCGAATACGTCGGTGCCTTCCTGCAGTCGCTGGGACTGCAGCCGGAGTACTACGAACCCATCGATCGGCGCACGAACGTGATGGCCCGCGTGCCGGGCCGGAATCCCGATCGGCCGGCCCTCGTCCTGCACGGCCACCTCGACGTCGTCCCCGCCGTGGCCGAGGATTGGAGTGTCGATCCCTTCGGCGGCGAGGTGCGCGACGGCATGCTCTGGGGCCGCGGAGCGGTCGACATGAAAGACATGGATGCGATGATCCTCGCCTCCGTCGCCGAGATGCTCCGCGCGGGCGAGAAACCGGATCGCGACCTCGTGCTGGTGTTCTTCGCCGATGAGGAGAACGGTGGCATCGAAGGGTCCCAGCTCGTCGTGCGCGACCGCCCCGAGTGGTTCGCCGGGGCGACGGAGGCCATCAGCGAGGTGGGCGGCTACTCGATCAGCGTCGCAGACCGTCGCGCCTACCTGTTGCAGGTGGGGGAGAAGGCGCTCGTGTGGATCCGGCTCATCGCCCGGGGACGCGCCGCCCACGGCAGCAGCTTCCACCCCGACAATGCCGTCACCCGCCTCGCTGAAGCGGTGGCGGCGCTCGGCCGCACCGCGTGGCCGGTCACGCTGACCGACACGACGTCGCAGCTCGTGGCCGCTCTCGGCGAGCTCTCCGGCCGCGCCGGTGACGACCCCGACGAGCTGGCCGCCGAGGCCGGCCCCGCGGCGGGATTCCTCCGCGCGACGCTGCGGACGACCACCAACCCCACCGGGCTGACCGCGGGATACAAGCACAATGTCATCCCCGATCGCGCGGAGGCGCTCATCGACGTCCGCGTGCTCCCCGGCACCGAAGACGCCGCTCTGGCCGACATCCGTCGCATCATCGGCGACGACGTGGAGGTGGAGGTCGTCCACCGCGACATCGGGCTCGAGGTGCCCTTCTCCGGCGACCTCGTGGACGCGATGGTGCGGGCGCTGGGCGCACACGATCCAGGCACCCCCGTCATTCCCTACCTCATGGGAGGCGGCACCGACAACAAGGCCTTGGCCGAGCTCGGGATCGCAGGGTACGGATTCGCACCGCTGCGCCTCCCTGCGGATCTGGACTTCACCGGCATGTTCCACGGCGTCGACGAGCGGGTGCCGATCGCGGCGCTCGAGTTCGGTCAGCGAGTGCTCACCGACCTGCTGCGCACCTGCTGA
- a CDS encoding undecaprenyl-diphosphate phosphatase: protein MQLIEAIFLGIVQGLTEFLPVSSSAHLRIVGEFLPSAEDPGATFTAITQIGTEAAVLLYFWKTIVRIISRWAQSLAGRVPRNDPDARMGWLIIIGTIPIGVLGFLLQDVIRDTFRNLWLVAIVLIVFGLLLGAADRWGARRRELSDLTYPHGLALGFAQALALVPGVSRSGATTTLGLALGYTRPAAAEYAFLLAVPAVFGSGFYELLQSFEEPGGPYSQLDTAVATVVAFGVGLAVIAFLMRYLKRGSFLPFVIYRLALGTLLIVLLSVGVLQPY from the coding sequence ATGCAGCTCATCGAGGCGATCTTCCTCGGCATCGTCCAGGGCCTCACCGAATTCCTCCCGGTCTCCTCCAGCGCACACCTGCGCATCGTGGGGGAGTTCCTGCCGTCGGCGGAGGACCCCGGGGCGACCTTCACCGCGATCACCCAGATCGGCACCGAAGCGGCGGTCCTGCTCTACTTCTGGAAGACCATCGTCCGCATCATCTCGCGGTGGGCGCAGTCACTGGCCGGGCGGGTGCCCAGGAACGACCCCGATGCCCGCATGGGATGGCTGATCATCATCGGCACCATCCCGATCGGCGTCCTCGGATTCCTGCTGCAGGATGTCATCCGCGATACGTTCCGCAACCTCTGGCTCGTGGCGATCGTGCTCATCGTGTTCGGACTGCTCCTCGGCGCCGCAGACCGGTGGGGCGCGCGTCGGCGGGAGCTGAGCGACCTGACCTATCCGCACGGCCTCGCGCTCGGCTTCGCGCAGGCGCTCGCCCTCGTCCCCGGTGTGTCGCGCTCGGGTGCGACCACGACCCTCGGCCTCGCCCTCGGCTACACCCGCCCCGCCGCGGCCGAGTACGCCTTCCTGCTCGCCGTGCCCGCGGTGTTCGGCAGCGGGTTCTACGAGCTGCTGCAGAGCTTCGAAGAACCCGGCGGACCCTACAGCCAGCTCGACACGGCGGTGGCGACCGTGGTCGCCTTCGGTGTCGGCCTTGCGGTCATCGCGTTCCTGATGCGCTACCTCAAGCGCGGCAGCTTCCTGCCGTTCGTCATCTACCGACTGGCGCTGGGCACGCTGCTCATCGTGCTGCTGTCAGTGGGGGTGCTGCAGCCCTACTGA